A part of Populus alba chromosome 8, ASM523922v2, whole genome shotgun sequence genomic DNA contains:
- the LOC118052190 gene encoding zinc finger protein ZAT12: MKRSLYAREIDSITMANCLVFLSKGRESYSFPSFDHAINNNSPSRVFECKTCNRKFPSFQALGGHRASHKKPKLMGGEGSFESPSPAKPKTHECSICGLEFAIGQALGGHMRRHRAALNDQNQLAGPLSPPSSDHQQVVPIVKKSNSRRFLCLDLNLTPNENDMELFKLGKAAPIYS, from the coding sequence ATGAAGAGAAGTTTGTATGCGAGAGAGATTGATAGCATAACCATGGCAAATTGCTTGGTGTTTCTATCTAAAGGAAGGGAATCGTATTCTTTCCCTTCCTTTGATCACGCCATCAACAATAATTCTCCGAGTCGTGTTTTTGAGTGCAAAACATGCAACAGGAAATTCCCATCATTTCAAGCCTTGGGTGGTCACCGTGCAAGTCACAAGAAGCCTAAGTTGATGGGCGGAGAAGGGAGCTTCGAGTCTCCATCGCCGGCGAAGCCTAAAACACACGAGTGCTCTATTTGTGGGCTAGAGTTTGCAATAGGGCAAGCTTTGGGTGGTCATATGAGGAGACATAGAGCTGCCTTGAATGATCAAAACCAGCTGGCGGGTCCTTTGAGCCCTCCTAGTTCTGATCATCAGCAAGTAGTTCCTATCGTGAAGAAATCTAACAGTAGGAGGTTTTTGTGTTTGGATTTGAATTTGACTCCTAATGAGAATGATATGGAGTTGTTCAAGCTAGGAAAGGCAGCTCCTATATATAGTTGa